aaattttaaagagatAAACTTTGGAAGCAAattataaatagtatatatgaagtaaatgatattatatacgatGAAATTCGTTTCTCATTGTGATcaattcttattaaatattgttgaCCTTTGGATATCGAGtcacagaaaaataattactacaGTCTGgttgtataataaatagatcAATGTAATATGATAgttttagagagagaaaattcaatACGTTTCGATTGTGAAAGCTTATTCTTGTTACGTATCGCTAAGTATCAAATTACCATGTTATTCAATTATTCTGAGAGctgtaattattttcattatttttgcatacttatatgtatgtgtctatcAAAAAACTAAGTTCTAAATGATTACATTATCTATCGTTTTTGTtctaataaatgattaaatcagTATCATATTATGATGTTAAAGAAATCTCtagatttataaatgatttttttaacgttATGTATGAggaaattttttgaaaatttgttatatagtTGTTTTCATACCAAACAACTGAAAAATACATTACATAGATTCATCGCAAGTGCTGTTACTGGATAGTGCCATTTTTGAAAGACTGGAAAGACTTCGTCGAGGACTACTGCCGCCTAAAAAGCTGCTGCTGGATTCCGAGAAAATTTTTCGGAAACTGTAAAGATAAATCAAATAGAATGATGAAGTATacaagaaattaatgaaatataatttacaaaatataaatagataatgcATACAATTTACGAATACCAGACTCAGATGATTTTTTCCAAGGTGCATCATCTGGTTCATAAGGAAGAGGACCTTGTACAGGTGCATCTTTGTCATCTATAGGTCtggaatattattaaataaaaatatacatttttatttaaaaatgatattgcaaattaaatgataaatcattagaaaaacataattctttaactaaataatatagtaaCATACATTTCTGGTTTTGGTCGATAATATTCTAATTCATCTTCCAAATCTGAAACTCTTgcttttaattcatttctttcatgcAAGATTTCTTTTAGTTCAGCAGTAGTAAATCTGGGTCTATCTGGATCATCCAGATCATATACAGCTTTATTTGTCAGATCAGGACACCCTTGTGATTTAGATAAatcctcattttcttttttggctAGTCCAAGTCTACCTCTCAGTTGTATTAATTCTCGATTTTGATCTTGCAGTTGTGCTAAGAAGTCTGCTCTTTCCTCTACAAGACCACGTGCTTGCATTTGTGCTTGGCGTTGCTTACGTTTTAATTCTCTTCCAACAACTCCAAGTTTTTCAACTTGTGATGTTagctaaaaaaatatgaaaaaattagaaacaagATTTAAGCGaatgatcaatttttatactcgtacaaatcgataaatattattttacattttctatttctaaattCTTTTGTGTAAGTTCTCGATCCCTTGCTCTAATTTGATCACGTTGCTTATCTATCATAGATCTTAAATGTTGTAAAACTGAAACATCCACTTCTTGACTAGCTGTAAAAGCTAAAaatcaacatatatataatcattataattataaaagaagttttatatataaattattaatagcaGTTATGGGATGATTGGTTAGTACTTTGTTTACCGCTGTACTGACTATCACTTTGTGATTCTCGTAAAGCTTCTGCCAATCGTCTATTCTCTTCTTGTAATCTAGTTACCATGCCAACTAAATCTCGAGATTCTTGTCTCCAATGTTCTTCGATCTGCTCCAACTCCTAATAGAGTTAAGATTAGAGATAATATTTGTAGGTTTTGatattgatttctaaatacttataagaatataaccattactttttcaaatctttGTCTATCCTCAGCTTTTCCAATTTTATCACTTTCAAGTTGTATAATTTTAGCCCTTAATTCTTGAACTGtagtattttctctttcatttttaattgcaAGATTTTCGAGCAATTCTAAAGCATTAATAACTTTTGGCATAAGATTTGTTACAGACTCAACACCAAAAAGATCTATAAGTTTTTCACATTCCTTTCCTATTTCTGAGGCAATATCATAGACATCTACTACCGAGACATCTGATACCACAGAATATTCTTCCATTGTAGAAGTTTGATTGGGCTTTAGACAAAAAGGCATGAATAATACttatatgaaaattgtttCCTTACAATAAAcctaataacaaaaaaatatatttaaaatacatgttacaaaataatgtttggattatatataaatcctataacatacatatatttacagcaagctaaattttttattagtacAAATAAATATCAGTCACGACATTTATACTTTCATCAttcattttgattaaaataagataaaatgattaacttttattctataattctaaactatttgaaataataaaaaacaaattgacaACTGTCATAACTTTTTCTATAGATAGGAAAAAATACTTTAATCGGCAATATGATGAAAATTAGATTTCTACGTACACGgagaacttttttttattgtaaaaacattttttttcagcaCACAAAAAATTTCAGTTCAACAAGTATAATTTCGTCTACACTTGATGACTAACGTATGCAATGTCAGtccttttttatatgaacTGTCTAATCCAAGATCTAAACTTGAGCATGACGAGGTTAAATCTTTTATCGCGGTTATCTTGCGACTCTTCTGATTGG
The sequence above is a segment of the Vespula vulgaris chromosome 24, iyVesVulg1.1, whole genome shotgun sequence genome. Coding sequences within it:
- the LOC127072140 gene encoding RILP-like protein homolog isoform X2, with translation MPFCLKPNQTSTMEEYSVVSDVSVVDVYDIASEIGKECEKLIDLFGVESVTNLMPKVINALELLENLAIKNERENTTVQELRAKIIQLESDKIGKAEDRQRFEKELEQIEEHWRQESRDLVGMVTRLQEENRRLAEALRESQSDSQYSAFTASQEVDVSVLQHLRSMIDKQRDQIRARDRELTQKNLEIENLTSQVEKLGVVGRELKRKQRQAQMQARGLVEERADFLAQLQDQNRELIQLRGRLGLAKKENEDLSKSQGCPDLTNKAVYDLDDPDRPRFTTAELKEILHERNELKARVSDLEDELEYYRPKPEIPIDDKDAPVQGPLPYEPDDAPWKKSSESGIRKFFRKIFSESSSSFLGGSSPRRSLSSLSKMALSSNSTCDESM
- the LOC127072140 gene encoding RILP-like protein homolog isoform X3; translation: MEEYSVVSDVSVVDVYDIASEIGKECEKLIDLFGVESVTNLMPKVINALELLENLAIKNERENTTVQELRAKIIQLESDKIGKAEDRQRFEKELEQIEEHWRQESRDLVGMVTRLQEENRRLAEALRESQSDSQYSGKQTFTASQEVDVSVLQHLRSMIDKQRDQIRARDRELTQKNLEIENLTSQVEKLGVVGRELKRKQRQAQMQARGLVEERADFLAQLQDQNRELIQLRGRLGLAKKENEDLSKSQGCPDLTNKAVYDLDDPDRPRFTTAELKEILHERNELKARVSDLEDELEYYRPKPEIPIDDKDAPVQGPLPYEPDDAPWKKSSESGIRKFFRKIFSESSSSFLGGSSPRRSLSSLSKMALSSNSTCDESM
- the LOC127072140 gene encoding RILP-like protein homolog isoform X1; amino-acid sequence: MPFCLKPNQTSTMEEYSVVSDVSVVDVYDIASEIGKECEKLIDLFGVESVTNLMPKVINALELLENLAIKNERENTTVQELRAKIIQLESDKIGKAEDRQRFEKELEQIEEHWRQESRDLVGMVTRLQEENRRLAEALRESQSDSQYSGKQTFTASQEVDVSVLQHLRSMIDKQRDQIRARDRELTQKNLEIENLTSQVEKLGVVGRELKRKQRQAQMQARGLVEERADFLAQLQDQNRELIQLRGRLGLAKKENEDLSKSQGCPDLTNKAVYDLDDPDRPRFTTAELKEILHERNELKARVSDLEDELEYYRPKPEIPIDDKDAPVQGPLPYEPDDAPWKKSSESGIRKFFRKIFSESSSSFLGGSSPRRSLSSLSKMALSSNSTCDESM